A stretch of the Oscillatoria salina IIICB1 genome encodes the following:
- a CDS encoding class I SAM-dependent methyltransferase — protein MSQKLLKPLAIAVSVGLAPPLKITLALRPKPTKKILNISRVLLTMSKSQWQLNGVPRTMILTTRARADEDRRTDGLFGDRQAREWSDRLPWDVELDSFYSSQTQTGWAIRADYFDRAVRQQIAASQQPLVIELGAGLSSRYYRLQQDNLFWINLDLPEVNHIRHQLDTETDNYKFIGASALESNWIDNLPYRKPEDITIVAEGLLMYFEPEAVAQLIAQMRARFPGATLIFDIVGVSYRRAAKKLEALGAPLHWFVGDLEEVTRMGVEIVSAQSLFQLHPERWGVLRWLTWLPFIHNMTLILETKLKL, from the coding sequence ATGTCTCAGAAGTTGCTCAAACCGTTGGCTATAGCAGTCTCAGTCGGTTTAGCACCGCCTTTAAAAATTACTTTGGCATTACGCCCAAAACCTACCAAAAAAATTCTTAATATTTCGCGAGTGTTACTTACCATGTCTAAATCTCAATGGCAACTAAACGGTGTACCGCGCACCATGATTCTCACAACAAGGGCGAGAGCCGACGAAGATCGGCGTACTGACGGTCTCTTTGGCGATCGCCAAGCGCGGGAATGGAGCGATCGTCTTCCTTGGGATGTAGAGCTAGACTCGTTTTATAGTTCCCAAACGCAAACTGGCTGGGCGATTCGTGCAGACTACTTCGATCGCGCTGTACGACAACAAATTGCAGCGAGTCAGCAACCCCTTGTCATCGAGTTAGGGGCGGGCTTATCCAGTCGCTACTATCGCCTGCAACAGGATAATTTATTTTGGATTAATCTCGATTTGCCCGAAGTTAATCATATTCGCCATCAACTCGATACTGAAACTGACAACTACAAATTCATCGGGGCTTCAGCCCTAGAGTCAAACTGGATAGATAATTTACCGTACAGAAAGCCCGAAGACATCACTATCGTTGCCGAAGGGCTGTTAATGTATTTTGAACCTGAAGCAGTCGCTCAACTCATCGCCCAAATGAGAGCGCGTTTTCCGGGGGCAACTTTGATCTTTGATATCGTTGGGGTATCTTATCGCAGAGCGGCGAAAAAACTAGAAGCCTTGGGTGCGCCTCTCCACTGGTTTGTCGGCGATCTCGAAGAAGTAACTCGTATGGGAGTCGAAATCGTTAGCGCTCAGTCGCTGTTTCAATTGCATCCAGAACGTTGGGGCGTTTTGCGCTGGCTGACTTGGCTACCTTTTATTCATAATATGACTCTCATTCTCGAGACCAAATTAAAGCTTTGA